A single Curtobacterium sp. MCJR17_020 DNA region contains:
- a CDS encoding DUF3090 domain-containing protein produces MPSIVHGFDWPDRLVVGTIGRPGERTFYLQARSGKRVTSVTLEKEQTAVLAEKIDELLDEVATVEANRFSVPDTAPAELRDPEPLDQPVEPEFRAGALSLGFDPSTAQVVIEAYPIDDDVEIVSEESEDGLEIEAVVEIPEPDELFQVKIPVGTARAFVERTREIVAAGRPPGDA; encoded by the coding sequence ATGCCCTCCATCGTCCACGGCTTCGACTGGCCGGACCGCCTCGTCGTCGGCACCATCGGCCGTCCGGGCGAGCGCACCTTCTACCTGCAGGCCCGCTCCGGCAAGCGTGTCACCAGTGTCACCCTCGAGAAGGAGCAGACCGCCGTGCTCGCCGAGAAGATCGACGAGCTGCTGGACGAGGTCGCCACGGTTGAGGCGAACCGCTTCAGCGTGCCGGACACCGCTCCCGCGGAACTCCGCGACCCCGAGCCGCTCGACCAGCCGGTGGAGCCCGAGTTCCGTGCCGGTGCCCTGAGCCTGGGCTTCGACCCGTCGACGGCGCAGGTGGTCATCGAGGCGTACCCGATCGACGACGACGTCGAGATCGTGTCCGAGGAGAGCGAGGACGGCCTCGAGATCGAGGCGGTGGTCGAGATCCCCGAACCCGACGAGCTCTTCCAGGTCAAGATCCCGGTCGGCACCGCACGCGCGTTCGTCGAGCGCACCCGCGAGATCGTCGCCGCTGGCCGTCCGCCCGGCGACGCATGA
- a CDS encoding SCO1664 family protein: protein MSDGSLSITARIREASNATFLAELDGEAVVYKPIEGERPLWDFPDGTLAGREVAAHLVSEAFGWGIVPPTWLGDGPFGPGMVQRWQTVDPDQDPVDLVTPETAEADGSPWLPVLEAIDEHDQPVTLVHEDSEALRRMAVFDVVVNNADRKGGHVLAMPDGHRFGVDHGLAFHVEHKLRTVLWGWIGEPLGPDELEGLDRVSEALRGALGDELAEHLTPEEVDTVRARCAALRAVGIFPPPPGHGPAVPWPLF, encoded by the coding sequence ATGAGCGACGGCTCACTGAGCATCACGGCGCGGATCCGTGAGGCCTCGAACGCGACGTTCCTGGCCGAGCTGGACGGCGAGGCGGTCGTCTACAAGCCGATCGAGGGGGAACGCCCGCTCTGGGACTTCCCGGACGGCACGCTCGCCGGCCGAGAGGTCGCGGCGCACCTGGTGTCCGAGGCGTTCGGCTGGGGCATCGTGCCTCCGACATGGCTCGGTGACGGCCCGTTCGGCCCCGGCATGGTGCAGCGCTGGCAGACCGTCGACCCCGACCAGGACCCCGTCGACCTGGTCACCCCCGAGACCGCCGAGGCGGACGGTTCACCGTGGCTGCCCGTGCTCGAGGCGATCGACGAGCACGACCAGCCGGTGACGCTCGTGCACGAGGACTCCGAGGCATTGCGCCGCATGGCCGTCTTCGACGTCGTCGTGAACAACGCCGACCGCAAGGGCGGCCACGTGCTGGCGATGCCCGACGGACACCGGTTCGGTGTCGACCACGGGCTGGCCTTCCACGTCGAGCACAAGCTCCGCACGGTGCTGTGGGGGTGGATCGGCGAGCCGCTCGGGCCGGACGAACTCGAGGGGCTCGACCGGGTGTCGGAAGCGCTCCGCGGTGCCCTGGGCGACGAACTCGCCGAACACCTGACGCCGGAAGAGGTCGACACGGTGCGCGCGCGGTGTGCGGCGCTGCGGGCCGTCGGTATCTTCCCGCCGCCGCCGGGCCACGGCCCCGCGGTGCCGTGGCCGTTGTTCTGA
- a CDS encoding ABC transporter ATP-binding protein, with amino-acid sequence MITLDDVTLTFPDGDRRITAVDHVSVVARPGVVTGITGPSGSGKSSLLAVAATLIRPDSGRVLIGDVDAAALSRDEATALRRAHIGIVFQQSNLLPSLTAREQVLVMAHLGGRHPAGGRRAGGLRDRADDLLDAVGLSDHLDKRPAQLSGGQRQRVAIARALVHEPDVLLVDEPTSALDQERGAAIMELIARLTRERDTATMLVTHDLVHRGTLDELVTVVDGRLAGAPVIAA; translated from the coding sequence ATGATCACCCTCGACGACGTCACCCTGACCTTCCCCGACGGCGACCGGCGGATCACCGCGGTCGACCACGTGTCCGTCGTCGCCCGGCCGGGCGTCGTGACCGGCATCACCGGCCCCTCCGGATCGGGCAAGTCGTCGCTGCTCGCCGTCGCCGCGACGCTCATCCGGCCGGACTCCGGTCGGGTGCTCATCGGCGACGTCGACGCGGCCGCGCTGTCCCGGGACGAAGCCACCGCCCTGCGGCGTGCGCACATCGGGATCGTGTTCCAGCAGTCGAACCTGCTGCCGTCGCTGACCGCACGGGAGCAGGTGCTCGTGATGGCGCATCTCGGTGGCCGGCACCCCGCCGGAGGTCGTCGCGCGGGAGGGCTCCGGGACCGGGCCGACGACCTGCTGGACGCGGTGGGGCTGTCCGACCACCTGGACAAGCGGCCGGCGCAGCTGTCCGGCGGGCAGCGGCAGCGCGTCGCGATCGCCCGGGCACTCGTGCACGAACCGGACGTCCTGCTCGTGGACGAACCGACGAGTGCGCTGGACCAGGAGCGCGGCGCGGCGATCATGGAGCTCATCGCACGACTGACACGCGAGCGGGACACCGCGACGATGCTGGTCACCCACGACCTCGTGCACCGCGGGACCCTCGACGAACTCGTCACGGTGGTGGACGGTCGGCTGGCCGGGGCGCCGGTGATCGCCGCCTAG
- a CDS encoding ABC transporter permease has product MFVAWRDLRFARGRFVLIGSVVALITLLVGFLAGLTGGLASQNVSAVLDLPGDRLVLQQPSTGQPSFGDSTIGQRAVDGWQAAPGVDDVVPVGIVQGRATAPGAGSGAAGSGAAASGAAVGVALVGLPTGARSTPVTDLAPGRDDQVGLSSGAAADLGVQVGDRITVTGTDYRVAVVGGDAWYSHTPVLAMTPEAWAAADRRLGGDGAPTVLAVSGSPDWDAVGASTGTSAASPLASLTALETFRSEIGSLGLMIVMLFGVSALVVGAFFTVWTMQRAGDVAVLKALGASTGSLVRDALGQALVVLVLGIGVGMLAVVGLGALAGGALPFLLSPVTTVVPAAAMAVLGLAGAAVALRTVTSADPLTALGSNR; this is encoded by the coding sequence GTGTTCGTCGCTTGGCGCGATCTCCGGTTCGCCCGTGGCCGGTTCGTCCTCATCGGCTCCGTCGTGGCACTCATCACCCTGCTCGTCGGGTTCCTCGCCGGGCTCACCGGCGGGCTCGCGTCGCAGAACGTCTCCGCGGTGCTCGACCTGCCCGGCGACCGCCTGGTCCTGCAGCAGCCGTCCACCGGGCAGCCGTCGTTCGGCGACTCCACCATCGGGCAGCGGGCCGTGGACGGCTGGCAGGCGGCCCCCGGGGTCGACGACGTGGTGCCGGTGGGCATCGTCCAGGGCCGGGCGACGGCACCTGGCGCGGGGTCCGGCGCTGCGGGGTCGGGCGCTGCGGCGTCGGGCGCGGCCGTCGGCGTCGCGCTGGTCGGGCTGCCGACGGGAGCACGGTCGACCCCCGTCACCGATCTCGCCCCCGGTCGCGACGACCAGGTCGGGCTGTCGTCGGGTGCTGCGGCCGACCTCGGCGTGCAGGTCGGCGACCGCATCACCGTCACCGGGACGGACTACCGCGTCGCCGTCGTCGGCGGTGACGCCTGGTACAGCCACACGCCGGTGCTCGCCATGACCCCGGAGGCGTGGGCCGCGGCCGACCGGCGGCTCGGCGGCGACGGCGCGCCGACCGTCCTGGCCGTCAGCGGCAGCCCGGACTGGGACGCCGTCGGAGCGTCCACCGGCACGTCCGCCGCGTCGCCACTCGCGTCGCTGACCGCCCTCGAGACCTTCCGGTCCGAGATCGGGTCGCTCGGCCTGATGATCGTCATGCTCTTCGGGGTGTCCGCGCTCGTCGTCGGGGCGTTCTTCACGGTCTGGACAATGCAGCGAGCCGGCGACGTCGCCGTGCTCAAGGCCCTCGGCGCGAGCACCGGATCACTCGTCCGCGATGCGCTCGGACAGGCGCTCGTCGTGCTCGTCCTGGGGATCGGCGTCGGGATGCTGGCCGTCGTCGGACTCGGCGCGCTCGCCGGCGGTGCACTGCCGTTCCTGCTCAGCCCGGTCACCACGGTCGTGCCGGCCGCCGCGATGGCCGTCCTCGGACTCGCCGGCGCCGCCGTCGCGCTCCGTACCGTCACCTCCGCCGACCCCCTCACCGCACTCGGGAGCAACCGATGA
- a CDS encoding MSMEG_4193 family putative phosphomutase: MATVLLVRHGRTTANATGVLAGRTAGVRLDAVGRKQADRTAERIAAVPVVAVVSSPLERCRQTARAILERQPGDPASAIERAITEADYGEWQGRKLADLAKEPLWRTVQANPSAVVFPGGESMQTMQSRAVSAVRRIDAEVEAEHGPGAVWVAVSHGDIIKSVLADAFGMHLDLFQRIGVGPASVSVVRYGEHRPEVVATNTESGDLSWLATAPAPGGDAAVGGGAGHPEAPSEAGPARP; this comes from the coding sequence ATGGCGACCGTCCTCCTCGTCCGACACGGACGCACCACCGCGAACGCCACGGGCGTGCTCGCCGGACGCACCGCCGGCGTGCGACTCGACGCCGTCGGCCGGAAGCAGGCCGACCGCACCGCGGAGCGCATCGCTGCCGTGCCGGTCGTCGCCGTCGTATCGAGTCCGCTCGAGCGGTGCCGGCAGACGGCCCGGGCGATCCTGGAGCGACAGCCGGGCGACCCCGCGTCGGCCATCGAGCGGGCGATCACCGAGGCGGACTACGGCGAATGGCAGGGGCGGAAGCTCGCCGACCTGGCGAAGGAGCCGCTCTGGCGGACGGTGCAGGCGAACCCGAGCGCCGTGGTGTTCCCCGGCGGCGAGTCCATGCAGACCATGCAGTCCCGGGCGGTGTCGGCCGTCCGGCGCATCGACGCCGAGGTCGAGGCGGAACACGGGCCCGGAGCGGTCTGGGTCGCGGTGAGCCACGGCGACATCATCAAGTCCGTCCTGGCCGACGCGTTCGGCATGCACCTCGACCTGTTCCAGCGCATCGGCGTCGGGCCGGCGTCGGTGTCGGTCGTGCGGTACGGCGAGCACCGGCCCGAGGTGGTCGCGACGAACACCGAGTCCGGCGATCTGTCGTGGCTCGCGACCGCTCCTGCGCCCGGCGGGGACGCAGCGGTCGGCGGCGGGGCCGGACATCCGGAGGCCCCGTCCGAGGCAGGCCCTGCCAGACCCTGA